The Lacerta agilis isolate rLacAgi1 chromosome 5, rLacAgi1.pri, whole genome shotgun sequence genome has a segment encoding these proteins:
- the NOBOX gene encoding homeobox protein NOBOX, with product MEVRAKLEAAAAAAVPPPQDAVCMEEFAGQEGKGLREPLLCTDQNGNLESEVGARSSVMSVLHAVIIEEETKEREKDVAKEEQAEDCYIGQGAGSPAPQSSALDSHQLNFVTICRNLPNYASNITPTPPIPEAELNQELVNQPKPQIPEEVYCLKVSEKGNVKKRSDAVFTAGSLKASSAALEDANNPQQSQGVGQNLSLGHAMRRSARCAAANFVGQQSSRASSLQTAKGKQDGAKEKKEPPKAPVETAPPPQKKTRTFYSAEQLEGLERTFHEDHYPDSEKRREIAAAIGVTPQRVMIWFQNRRAKWRKTEKLTVKGSKKCSVATLALSIGRQQTCQGITLLPAPPVSDMVRDQPSALMMDAQADANYSSMLSGSAVPLASSSVDSVTGRTTTYDSVQTKDISQGIFSSFEKEIFPAIPSPPPIRRASLPLNVVFNPNNHIVPLRLDTHSSEYSPSSQESSCSEVFAYSTQNQSIDAPVHRSYPEQLEPTANLETPYYHPNSQPGVYQFSQYPQHQVSQLQHGPLHRAGTALPSVGLTQAMPGKSTTAFFPLAGNGGLVTYGTAEASQGYLQNHAGGQLLIQPSAGNSGYIPAFQTVPWNELCMQGVPFSNQLCSQMQFSGSGGGCFSAEQAQHLQNQSGPPSPCLLQLPKAEGPGYAALLLPAEQMADLNSNLGHQSQTQHMALLEEDSDTDKVPKEEENISDFPEDSKN from the exons ATGGAAGTGCGCGCCAAGCTGGAGgcagcggcggctgctgctgttcCGCCGCCCCAGGACGCGG tgtgcatggaggAGTTTGCAGGTCAAGAGGGGAAGGGACTGAGAGAGCCTCTGTTGTGCACAGACCAAAATGGGAACCTCGAGAGTGAGGTTGGAGCCAGAAGTAGTGTGATGTCCGTCCTCCACGCCGTCATCATAGAAGAAGAGAcgaaagaaagggagaaggatGTTGCAAAGGAAGAGCAGGCAGAGGACTGTTACATAGGACAAGGCGCAGGGTCGCCGGCTCCACAGTCGTCAGCTCTGGATAGTCATCAGCTCAATTTTGTCACTATATGCAGGAACCTACCAAACTATGCCAGCAATATAACCCCGACCCCCCCTATTCCGGAAGCTGAACTGAACCAAGAACTCGTTAACCAGCCAAAGCCACAAATCCCAGAAGAAGTATACTGCCTTAAAGTTTCGGAAAAGGGGAATGTGAAAAAAAGAAGCGACGCCGTTTTCACTGCTGGTTCTCTGAAAGCGTCTTCGGCTGCTTTGGAGGATGCAAATAACCCACAGCAGAGTCAGGGCGTGGGCCAGAACCTAAGTCTGGGCCATGCTATGCGCAGATCGGCCAGATGCGCTGCGGCCAACTTCGTAGGCCAGCAGTCCTCCAGAGCCTCTTCGTTACAGACAGCCAAGGGCAAGCAGGATGGGGCCAAGGAGAAGAAAGAGCCACCCAAAGCTCCAGTAGAGACTGCTCCACCTCCCCAGAAAAAGACACGCACGTTCTACAGTGCTG AACAGCTAGAGGGGCTGGAGAGAACGTTCCATGAGGACCATTATCCGGACAGCGAGAAGCGCCGCGAAATTGCTGCTGCTATCGGCGTGACCCCACAGCGTGTTATG ATCTGGTTCCAGAATCGCAGGGCCaagtggagaaagacagaaaaattGACAGTGAAAGGCAGCAAGAAATGTTCCGTCGCAACGTTGGCTTTGTCAATAGGCCGTCAACAAACTTGTCAAGG TATAACTCTTCTGCCTGCACCCCCCGTATCAGACATGGTGCGTGATCAGCCTTCTGCACTCATGATGGATGCCCAAGCTGACGCCAACTATTCTAGCATGCTCAGTGGATCGGCCGTGCCGCTGGCCTCCTCCTCAG TTGACTCTGTTACTGGCAGAACAACCACATATGACTCTGTCCAGACGAAAGACATCTCCCAGGGCATCTTCAGTTCCTTCGAGAAAGAAATCTTTCCTGCCATTCCAAGTCCTCCACCAATTCGTAGAGCCAGCCTCCCACTCAACGTGGTGTTTAACCCAAACAATCACATTGTTCCACTGAGGCTGGATACCCACAGCAGTGAATATAGTCCATCTAGCCAGGAAAGTAGCTGCAGTGAGGTCTTTGCCTACAGCACCCAGAACCAAAG CATCGACGCTCCTGTGCACCGTAGTTACCCTGAACAGCTGGAACCTACTGCTAACCTAGAGACCCCATATTACCACCCAAATAGCCAGCCTGGTGTTTACCAGTTTAGCCAGTATCCTCAGCACCAGGTGTCCCAGTTGCAACATGGCCCACTTCACCGTGCTGGCACTGCGTTGCCCAGTGTCGGCCTCACACAAGCTATGCCTGGTAAATCCACCACAGCATTTTTTCCCCTGGCTGGCAACGGGGGACTTGTAACCTATGGAACAGCAGAAGCTTCTCAAGGGTACCTGCAGAACCACGCAGGAGGACAGCTCCTAATACAGCCATCAGCCGGGAACTCGG GCTATATCCCTGCATTTCAGACTGTGCCCTGGAATGAATTGTGCATGCAAGGAGTTCCATTTTCCAATCAACTTTGCTCACAAATGCAGTTTTCCGGCTCAGGAGGGGGATGTTTCTCAGCTGAGCAGGCACAGCACCTTCAGAACCAGAGTGGGCCTCCCAGTCCTTGTCTGCTGCAGCTGCCCAAAGCAGAAGGGCCAGGATATGCTGCTCTGTTGCTCCCTGCTGAGCAAATGGCAGACCTGAATTCCAACCTGGGTCACCAGTCACAGACACAACACATGGCGCTGCTTGAGGAGGACTCTGATACGGACAAAGTCCccaaagaggaagaaaatatttCTG